One window of Gloeothece citriformis PCC 7424 genomic DNA carries:
- a CDS encoding response regulator, which produces MISKVILLVENNIDEQELLLFACQQSQFPIDSVVVQDGAEALDYLLGRGSFRIGHSRPMPALVLLNLNLPKINGLEVLRRLRADEQTKEIPVIIITQSPEPKELAKDYFDGCNSYIHKTVNFNEFQAKISQVLSSCLG; this is translated from the coding sequence ATGATAAGCAAAGTAATATTGTTAGTAGAAAACAATATAGACGAGCAGGAGTTACTTTTATTTGCTTGTCAGCAGAGCCAATTTCCGATTGATTCCGTAGTTGTTCAAGATGGTGCTGAAGCTTTAGATTATCTGTTAGGTAGAGGCAGTTTCCGTATTGGTCATTCTCGACCAATGCCCGCCCTAGTTTTACTGAATTTGAACTTACCTAAAATTAATGGATTAGAAGTTTTACGCCGTCTGCGGGCGGATGAACAAACCAAAGAAATACCGGTTATTATAATTACTCAATCCCCAGAACCAAAAGAGCTTGCTAAAGACTATTTTGATGGATGTAATAGTTATATTCATAAAACGGTTAATTTTAATGAGTTTCAAGCCAAGATATCTCAAGTCTTGTCCTCTTGTTTAGGATAA